The DNA region CTTGCCAGAATGAACGATCTGCACCACTTTAGGATCGCTCACTTTCCATTTCAACGGTTGAACACCTTTACCCAGTCCGCCCTCAACTGTGGCGTACAGGGTTTGAGTCTGCCCTATATTCGCCATCCTTCTTTGCACATCTGCAATAACCTGCGTCCTAGAGGACGTGCTCTTTCTCCAGATGTTGTCCAAGGCGTGCACCTTCATGGAGCTGACCTTCACTTCCCCACCAAGGCTATAGAACGACATTGCTCTGCCTGCCGGATCTGGAAAAATGACATCCGAGAAAACAACCTTGCCATCATTGCCGAAGACTTCAACAGAGGATTCATCTACAAATATGCGCAGCTTCACCTTTTGATTTTCCGGTTGTAACGGGGCCTCATGAACCTTGGTAAATAGGTCGGAGAAGCTCACGTCACCCGAGGTGGTGCGATCCACAAACAGGTTCTGCTTATTCACGCTGTATCCTACTGTGGTTTTCTGTCCTTCCCTTTTACGCAGTTGAAAACCGAACTCGGTTACAGGACTATTAGCCGGAATTTCCACTTCAGCTTCAATCTCATAAGCCCCCGCTGTTAGACCATCAAGCATATTTTTTGATTTTGGTCCAACCAGCATTTGTTGTGCACTATACAGGTCGTGCCGCAGTGTCTGGAGCTCGGTGATTGGTGTTTGTACCAATCGCACTCCTTCATCCGTGGTTCGAAGCGATACTTCTCTCGGAATGGTCAGTTGTCCTTTCCAAGAGGAGGTTGGAAATTCAAACGGGTAATCCCAATTCGTCATCCATGCAAGCATGACTTTCCGCTGGTCTGGCATATTTGCAAAGGACATCGATGCGTAGAACTCCTTCCCAAAGTCCGTTCTCAACACCTGCCCTGCTGGATAATCGTTCAGGAATTTCCCATCAGCTGTCAGCTGGCCTACAAAATATTCCGCATCAGAACCCTGGGTCTTGGGATTGGCCCCTGTACTGATCATAAGCACCCACTTACGCTGACCTGTTCCATCTACAGGCAGCTGAATCAGATCAGGACACTCCCATACACCACCACGAACGTAGTCCCCGTATCCGAAGTTATCGGTTAATGTCCAATCGAGCAGATTCGTTGAAGTAAAGAACCGGATGTGATCGCCACCGGATACAACCATAATCCAGCGGTTGTTGTCTTCATCCCGAACGACCTTCGGATCACGAAAATCCCAACTCCCCGGATCATCACCTTTCTTGCCAGGGTTATCAATGACAATCGGACGATCTTCAGCGTATTTCCAATTCCGGCCTTGATCGGTGCTGTAGGCAAGACCGATGCGCTGATTGCCACCCGGTTTATCCGGATGATGAGACGTGTAGTATGCAATCAGACCCTTACCACCCGAATCCGAGAATAGACCGGATGCATTATTAAGATCGGCAATAGCCGATCCCGACCATACATGGCCCTGATCATTCCATGGCAAGGCAATAGGTAAACGCTTCCAATTTATAAGATCAGAACTGACTGCATGAGCCCAAGTACCTCCATCCTGATGAAACAGATGATACTCTCCCTCGTAATAGATCAGCCCGTTCGGATCGCTTGCCGATCCCCGAATCGGAGAATAATGGTACTGGGGACGATAGTTTTCCTTATAGTACGCCGACTCCTCGGTGATGTATGTATCCTGAAAATAGGCCGTACCTTGTTGAACAACAAACCCTGCATGACCACTTGCATAACTTGTGTCCGTGACCTCCACAGCCGCCGGAGAATAACCATCCATATACACCTGAATAAGGTCGACCGAGGCAATAACTTCAACGTGATGCTTCGCACCCGGTTGGCTTGGGTATGTTCGATCCGAGCTGGCGAGCACGGTACCATCAGCTTTTCGCAGCTGCACCCGAACTTCTTCCCCTTCCCTGATCAGGGCTGCTTCATACCCCCTCGCTCCGTCTGGACTCGCCCTGAATAACAGCCCTGCTGAGGTACTCGTATTTGCTAGAGATATATTCCCCTCATATACAAAATCAGACGCCGCCTTCTCGTAAATGACTCTTCCTTTGCCCTGAGCGTTTCCATTCCCTTTATAGCCTTTCAAATCCGGCTGCCATTCGCCTATGCTGCTCATCGGTTTGCCCATGTTGCCATTCATGGCACTGACCTGCACATTCTGGAACAAAGCCGCCCCATCCCATACATGGAGCCCCAGATTCCCTGATGAGTAGGCACCGTCCTTCACATCAATCACCGGGTCATACCGATTATCCCAATATACCTGAAGGCTCTCCCCGTTCGCTTTCACTTTCAGATGATAGATACCTCCAGAATCCAGGCTTACTTTATGTTCTACATTTAACGTTCCCGGCTGTCCACTTGCATCTTTTAGACGTATCACACCAGCCTGGGGAATGACTTGCAGCATATATGAAGCCCAGCCTGTATCATTGGAGCGAAAAACAAGACTTGTATCCGCTTTCATATCCTGAATCATCAAGTCAGCTTCGTAGATAAAATTATCGGCTCGTGTGGCTGATATGGCTATCGCATTCTCCCCGGCATCTGAAGTCAGACGGATTCCTTCATCCGTATCTTCCAGACTGCCTTTGCCCTCCATTCTCCAACCCGACAAATTCGTTACTGCCTTGGACACGTCCGACAATATGTCAGCCCCCTCCTCTGGTTGTTCTACGGTCGTTTCATTTGTTTCGGATGTTCCCTTTGCACCCATTGGCATCTCCCTACCCTCATCAGAATGGATGGAATACGCACCTACAGAAGCAGATCCGAGAACACTTAACAGCAAGACACACCCGATGAATCCCGAAATAAATTTCATGGCATACCCTCTTTTCTTTTAATTGACCATGCACATCCATATCTCACACCTCTATACCACAGATACCAAAAATCCAAAAAGGGGCACCATACAGTTCCTTATGCAAAATAAGTAACCTGTACCTGCCCCTCCTGAGATGTAGCTTGATTCACAAACTATGAAACAGACGCCGCCGAATGTTGCAGTGCTTCCAACCCCAGCGCAACGGCCCCGCACAGTCCAGCCTGTTGTCCAAGTCCCGGCGGTACAATGTATTGGTCGATATGTTCCGTGATCTGAGCTGCATTCACATAACCATTCAGATTTCGCACAACCCGCTCCCTAATCATGGGGAACAGATGAGCCTGCTGCATCACACCACCGCCTAATATCACCTTCTGCGGAGAGTGAAGGAGAATGGAAGACGTAATGGCCTCAGCCAGATAAAAGGATTCCATCGCCCACGCAGGGTGATCCACAGCCAATTCACTGCCATTTCGCCCCCAGCGGGCTTCAATTGCGGGGCCTGCTGCCATTCCCTCCAGACAATCACCATGATAGGGGCATAATCCATGATATGGGTCATCCGGGTGCCTTCTCGTCATGATGTGACCACCCTCCGGGTGCATCAATCCGTGTACCCGTTTCCCTTCTGCAATCAGACCAATCCCAACCCCTGTGCCAATCGTGTAGTATACACAGCTGTGCAATCCTTGGGCTGCTCCCCATTTGAGTTCACCAAGGGCAGCCGCGTTTACATCGGTATCCCAACCAATCGGAACGGGGAACTCGCGTCGAAGAGTCCCTACAACATTACAATTCCCCCAACCCGGCTTGGGTGTCGTTGTGATATAACCATAGGTCGGGCTATCTTTCCGAAGATCAATTGGACCGAAGGAACCAATCCCGATCGCTGTTACCCCTTTATCCCTAAAATAGTCAACAGCCTTCAAAAGTGTCCTATCCGGATGTTCCGTTGGGAAACTGATCCTGTCCTGAATAACTCCGTGTTCATCGCCAATACCACAGACGAACTTCGTTCCGCCCGCTTCAATCGCCCCTATGCGCATGACTCGTTCCTCCTTGCTCTCATCCGCCTATCCTTCGCTCTTCACCGAAGACAACTCATAAATATTCAGTGATGAGATAACGATATCACTGACTTTTGCCTCCATTGAAATCCCCTTGGAACTCGCGTCCGGATAGATCAAATCCGTGATTACTGCTTCCCCGTCATTAGCGAAAACCTCTACAGATGATTCATCGACATAGATACGCAGGTTCAGGTTCCCCTCTGTGGTGTACAAATGAGCTGCATGACGACCACAAAAATGTTCATGAAAATCAGAAACTCCCGATTGGTTGCGATCCACATAAACCTCATTTCGTTCACAATCGATACCCACAACCGTTTCGTTTCCTGCCCCGCTTCTCAATGCAAAATGGATTGACTGATTCGGTGCCCACTCCATATGAATCTCATAACTGACCAGCTTCAGGTCTTTCAGTTGTTCCTGCACATGACCTATCGAAACGTCCTGCAAGGACAAGACCGGAGTTCTGGCTTGCTCCAATTCGTGTGCCGGACGCTGGATCAATACAATTTCTCCGCCCCTGGTCTCCAGCGCCAGTTCCCGAGCAATAGTCATGGCACCTCGATAATCTTCGGTTGGTGTGAGGTTGGCATACATCCAGTTGCTCATCCAGCCGATAAAGAGACGTCTGCCATCCTCTGCAGGAATATCGGACCAACTCACTCCAGCATAATTATCACGACCATGGTCAATCCACCGAACAGCATGTGAAGCCTCGTCTGGTACAAATGTCTTTCCATCGAACTCGCCAGTAAAGTACTGGGTTCTGGAACCTTCTGTGAAGGCAGGGTCCGCACCGATGCTGACCAGCATCACCCATTTCTGCAGACTTGGCTCTCCATCCACATTCAGCAGGAACAGATCGGGACACTCCCATACGCCGTCATGCGAACCAATACCCTCACCGAATTCGCTCGAGAATTCCCAATCTTTCAGATTGGGGGAACGGTACAGGCAAACCGTCTGACCGCTAGCGATAATCATCACCCACTCTTCGTTCTGCTCATGCCAGAATACTTTGGGGTCACGGAAATCAACGAACGAGTCATGCTTCAATACAGGGTTACCCTCGTACTTAATCCACGTTCTCCCATTATCCTTACTATACGCGAGGCTTTGTCGCTGAATCGGATTTTGATTCTCCACTTCGAGGTGATGGGTGAAAATGGCTACCAACCCCGGCCCATCCTCGAAAAATCCGGTAGTATTCTCCCAATCCACCACGGCACTACCCGAGAATATCGTGCCATTCTCATCGGGAGCAAGAGCCACAGGCAGCTCTTCCCAAGAAACGAGATCCTTGCTAACCGCGTGGCCCCAATGCATCGGCCCCCACGTTGTACCATAAGGATGATACTGATAGAACAAGTGATACTCTCCCTTGAAAAATACCATGCCATTCGGGTCGTTCATCCATTTCTCCTTCGGCGAGAAATGGTAGGTGCTTCTGTAATCTTGTTTAAAAACCGTAGACATTATGGTTTCTCCTCCATTTAAGCTTGGATGAGGGGACAATGCATTGGCTTAAAATCAAACTAGCACAGCCCCTGTTTTCCACCCGTTGTTTTATTTATTATTGCGGTCATATCCCGCTTGTTTAATCTGAAGCCATTCTTGCAAGCCAAGACGATCCAACTCTTTCAGATAAGCGTCCCACTCCTGATCGATCTTCCCATTCTGATACCACTCAGTACGCATCCGCAGCACGTAAGCAAAAAGATCCGTTTCAATCGTAGACAAACGATCTAATTCATCGATGGAGAAGAACACGCTTGGATACACGTTTTCCGCTTTCATGTGTGGAACCATGTATTTATCCAGGAGATCCATGCGCCATGCGGCATCTTCTGGCTTGGTTGTGTATTTGCCATAGTAGCTGTCGAGAATCGCCAGTGGTCCTGCAATACTCGTTTTCTGTCTGAGCTCTACAGGTGCAGCGCCTTTCAGCGGCAGATGTTTCAGCATGCCTTTGGCTTCATCGAATTCAAAGATATTCTGTTGAGTTTCATCCCCATATGTCCCCCAGTTGTCCTGGACGGATTGGAGTGGATCATATAACTGATCTACCCACTTTGCAGTGGATTCCAGGTTTTTGTTGCTGCTCGTAATCACCATGCGTCCCCGGTCAAGTCCGATGCCATTGGTTCTTGTTACATTGACTTCCCCTGTTGGCCCTGCTACCGGAGGCATTACATCGTAGGTATCGTTCATGCCCGTAATGTTAGCCTTATCCCAGGTGAAGTACATGCCGTATTTTTGATCTTTTCCTTTGGCCAGATAGGTGTTCCAATCTTGTTGATAAGCCTCCACATCAACGAGACCTTCCTGAACCAGTTCGTGGATGTATTTGATCGCTTCCTTGTAGCCTTCATCAGCTGCCGTGAATACCACTTTGCCATCGTTGGTCACCACGGTATGATCCCAGTTCTCCCCGAGTCCAAATGCCGCAAAGAGGAATGTCAAGTCTTCACCACCGGGTTTGTTAATGAAAGACAGCGGAATTTCGTCTGCCTTGCCATTGCCATTCGGGTCCTGGGTTTTGAACGCAATCAGCACTTTCTTCAGTTCTTCGGTTGTCGTTGGCATCTTCAGTCCAAGCTTGTTCAGCCACTCCACGTTGATCCAGGGCAAGTCGTCCACCGCCTGTATGCGCTGCTTGCCACTGCCGAGCTCCTCAATCCAGGGAAAGGAATAAATATGTCCGTCTGGAGCTGTAATCATGCTCTTGTATTCGGGAGCTTCCTCCAGTACCTTTTTCAGATTGGGCATATGTTGCTCAATCAGGTCCTCCAGTGGAATGATGGCCCCGTCCTTCGCCAGTTTCAGGAGCTCATAATCCGTATAAGCCGCGTCAAAAATGGCATCTGGCAAATCACCGCTGGCTACCGCCAGGTTCCTTTTTTCCTTAAACACATCACTCGTATAGTTCTTCCAGTTGATATGCACGTTGGTTTTCTCTTCGAGTCTCTTGTTAATCAGCTTCTCGTTCGGGTCAGCAGGGGCCAGCGGAGAGCTCTGTGTTATAAAATTCAATGTCACTTTGCCATCAGGTGACTGGGCTTCGCTGGCTGCACCGCCCTCTGCCCTACCACCACCACATGCCGAGAGCAGCAGCATGGCAGACAGCATGGAGATGGATGCCGTTGTAACGGCTTTTCTGGACTTTTTCACTTTTTTCATGATCATGACCTCCGTGGATTGTGTTGGGTCGAACTTTTCCATTTATAGTGGGTCAAACGTGCTGTATCTCAGGCTGCTCACTATTTGAGTGAACCTACCATGACACCTTTTTCGAAATATTTCTGAAAGAACGGATACATGATGATGAGCGGCAGACTCGAAATGACAATGGCTGAATATTTGATCATCTCCGAGAGCCGTTTCAATTCCGCCATCGCAAGCTGATCACTGATCATGCCAGGCGCGGCCTGGTTCTGAATCAGAATGGAACGCAGAACAAGCTGCAGCGGATGGAGATTCGGATTATCCAGATAGATCATGGCGTCAAAATAGGAATTCCACTGCCCTACAAACGCGTACAACGCAAGTACAAAAATGATGGGTTTCGATAGCGGAATGACGATCTGGAAGAAAATCTTCATCTCGGAGGCACCATCCACATTGGCGGCCTCTTTCAACTCTCGAGGGACCCCTTTGAAGAAGGTTCTGGAGAGAATGATGTTCCAGACGTTAACCGCTCCCGGAATGATAATGGCCCACACCGTATCCAGCATGCCGAGACTGCGCACGAGCAGATAGGTTGGGATCAATCCGCCGCCGAAGAACATCGTAATGATAAAGATAATCATGAAAAATCCTCGTCCGGCCAATCTGTCATCCGAGAGGGCATAACCTGCAAATATCGAAACGGTAACCGTCAACAAGGCAAAGGACACAGAGTAAAGCACGGCATTTCCAAAACCTCGGATCATGGCCGGATTGGATAGAATCATCTGATAACCGTCCAGGCTCCAGTCGGATACATTGAAGGACAGTCCGCGGTTCAGTAGCACAGTCGGATCCATGAATGAGGCAATAACGATATAAATCAGGGGAACGACAACCACGAGTACTGCACATGTGAGAAATATGGCATTCAACGTAAGAATCAGGCGATCCATTCCCGTATGCTTAACAACCATGGGTATAACTCCTTTCTTTAATAGAGGCCTTCGCCTTCATTCAATTTCTTAACAATCAGGTTCACCGTCACTAGCAGGATGACGTTAATTACCGAGTTAAACAATCCCACTGCCGCAGAGTAAGCATAATCCCCTGATTGAAGTCCCACCTTATAAACGTAGGTTGCAATGATCTCCGAGGAAGGTAGGTTCATCGAGGTTTGCATTAGATATGCCTTCTCGAAGCCAATAGACATAATTCCACCCGCAGCAAGGATAAACACGATGGCCATAATCGGACGGATCGTCGGCAGGTCAATATGCCGAATGCGTTGGAGGAGATTGGCCCCATCCAGATTGGCTGCATTATGAAGTTCCGGATCGACATTGGCCAGTGCGGCAACGTAGATAATCGAAGCCCAGCCTGCCCCGGTCCAGATATCGGATAAAATGTAGATCCAGCGGAAATATTCAGGTTCAGACATGAACATGATCGGCTGTCCAGTAATCCAGGTTGCAAGCTGATTCAAAGGCCCGGTTGGGGAGAGGAAGATAAATAGCATCCCCACAACAACGACGACCGAAATAAAATTGGGGGCGTAGAGAAACAATTGAATCCTCTTCTTCACCCCGGCCTTGCGTACCTGATTCAGCATTAGTGCAAGCAGAATGGGTACCGGGAAGCTGAAAATCAAACCAAAGAAGCTGAGCTTAAGCGTATTCATAAAGATGACATCGAAATTGGGCGAAGCCAAAAACTTCTCGAAATTCTTCAATCCTACCCAATCACTGCCCATAATACCCTTGATTGGACTGAAATCCTTAAATGCGATAATGGCTCCATACATCGGGATGTATTTGAAGACAAGAGTCAGGATCAGAGCTGGTGCAAGCAACAAATATAAAAAGTAATTCTTCTTGAGTTGCTGCAACTTGTAGCTGGTTGATGTCCTCTCTTTCAGCACCCTTCCCGTACCCTTTTTGTTGTCCACTGCGTTATCCAACGTGTTACCTCCGTTCATTACTTAAGTTGACAATTGTTTGTAGTAAGGGCTTTCAATATTTACAATTGCTCATTTGATAATTTACAATTTAACAGGAAATACAGGCGTTAGTCAATACATTTTGTAAAAAAATAATTGTGCATTTGATGATATATTCGTATGTTTTTGTACTGAGTGTCCATAAAATTGCATATATAACGTTTATCAAATTCCCTAAAATTGTCCCTA from Paenibacillus sp. JNUCC-31 includes:
- a CDS encoding GH32 C-terminal domain-containing protein — encoded protein: MKFISGFIGCVLLLSVLGSASVGAYSIHSDEGREMPMGAKGTSETNETTVEQPEEGADILSDVSKAVTNLSGWRMEGKGSLEDTDEGIRLTSDAGENAIAISATRADNFIYEADLMIQDMKADTSLVFRSNDTGWASYMLQVIPQAGVIRLKDASGQPGTLNVEHKVSLDSGGIYHLKVKANGESLQVYWDNRYDPVIDVKDGAYSSGNLGLHVWDGAALFQNVQVSAMNGNMGKPMSSIGEWQPDLKGYKGNGNAQGKGRVIYEKAASDFVYEGNISLANTSTSAGLLFRASPDGARGYEAALIREGEEVRVQLRKADGTVLASSDRTYPSQPGAKHHVEVIASVDLIQVYMDGYSPAAVEVTDTSYASGHAGFVVQQGTAYFQDTYITEESAYYKENYRPQYHYSPIRGSASDPNGLIYYEGEYHLFHQDGGTWAHAVSSDLINWKRLPIALPWNDQGHVWSGSAIADLNNASGLFSDSGGKGLIAYYTSHHPDKPGGNQRIGLAYSTDQGRNWKYAEDRPIVIDNPGKKGDDPGSWDFRDPKVVRDEDNNRWIMVVSGGDHIRFFTSTNLLDWTLTDNFGYGDYVRGGVWECPDLIQLPVDGTGQRKWVLMISTGANPKTQGSDAEYFVGQLTADGKFLNDYPAGQVLRTDFGKEFYASMSFANMPDQRKVMLAWMTNWDYPFEFPTSSWKGQLTIPREVSLRTTDEGVRLVQTPITELQTLRHDLYSAQQMLVGPKSKNMLDGLTAGAYEIEAEVEIPANSPVTEFGFQLRKREGQKTTVGYSVNKQNLFVDRTTSGDVSFSDLFTKVHEAPLQPENQKVKLRIFVDESSVEVFGNDGKVVFSDVIFPDPAGRAMSFYSLGGEVKVSSMKVHALDNIWRKSTSSRTQVIADVQRRMANIGQTQTLYATVEGGLGKGVQPLKWKVSDPKVVQIVHSGKTQATVRAVGGGEAVVTVSTANGKASAKIPITVSSGTFHTNLSGWKSDQSSAQWLVSKQGIQGSHNGDSQYIAKETAGDFQYDADLTLGAQGGAGSIVFRASEDGRSGYYLNIDPNLKAIRLFYKVNGKIENRQVLAQIPRFIRKDQTYHIRIQTDGPRIQVEVNGERIMDLQDGTFAEGHFGIHVFGGSVSFQNVNAIHTKKADLEQVIIRNTGRSIALQAVPSEAGEVIKVAENTENASEGFKWVLVPTGDDSGSYSIRTLSGMSLDWDVGQNRIQLYSYLGYANQRWNISKNEDGTMRITNAHNGHALGISEDGSELVMGELRQENKYQKWVFKQQ
- a CDS encoding ROK family protein, encoding MRIGAIEAGGTKFVCGIGDEHGVIQDRISFPTEHPDRTLLKAVDYFRDKGVTAIGIGSFGPIDLRKDSPTYGYITTTPKPGWGNCNVVGTLRREFPVPIGWDTDVNAAALGELKWGAAQGLHSCVYYTIGTGVGIGLIAEGKRVHGLMHPEGGHIMTRRHPDDPYHGLCPYHGDCLEGMAAGPAIEARWGRNGSELAVDHPAWAMESFYLAEAITSSILLHSPQKVILGGGVMQQAHLFPMIRERVVRNLNGYVNAAQITEHIDQYIVPPGLGQQAGLCGAVALGLEALQHSAASVS
- a CDS encoding glycoside hydrolase family 32 protein → MSTVFKQDYRSTYHFSPKEKWMNDPNGMVFFKGEYHLFYQYHPYGTTWGPMHWGHAVSKDLVSWEELPVALAPDENGTIFSGSAVVDWENTTGFFEDGPGLVAIFTHHLEVENQNPIQRQSLAYSKDNGRTWIKYEGNPVLKHDSFVDFRDPKVFWHEQNEEWVMIIASGQTVCLYRSPNLKDWEFSSEFGEGIGSHDGVWECPDLFLLNVDGEPSLQKWVMLVSIGADPAFTEGSRTQYFTGEFDGKTFVPDEASHAVRWIDHGRDNYAGVSWSDIPAEDGRRLFIGWMSNWMYANLTPTEDYRGAMTIARELALETRGGEIVLIQRPAHELEQARTPVLSLQDVSIGHVQEQLKDLKLVSYEIHMEWAPNQSIHFALRSGAGNETVVGIDCERNEVYVDRNQSGVSDFHEHFCGRHAAHLYTTEGNLNLRIYVDESSVEVFANDGEAVITDLIYPDASSKGISMEAKVSDIVISSLNIYELSSVKSEG
- a CDS encoding ABC transporter substrate-binding protein, with product MIMKKVKKSRKAVTTASISMLSAMLLLSACGGGRAEGGAASEAQSPDGKVTLNFITQSSPLAPADPNEKLINKRLEEKTNVHINWKNYTSDVFKEKRNLAVASGDLPDAIFDAAYTDYELLKLAKDGAIIPLEDLIEQHMPNLKKVLEEAPEYKSMITAPDGHIYSFPWIEELGSGKQRIQAVDDLPWINVEWLNKLGLKMPTTTEELKKVLIAFKTQDPNGNGKADEIPLSFINKPGGEDLTFLFAAFGLGENWDHTVVTNDGKVVFTAADEGYKEAIKYIHELVQEGLVDVEAYQQDWNTYLAKGKDQKYGMYFTWDKANITGMNDTYDVMPPVAGPTGEVNVTRTNGIGLDRGRMVITSSNKNLESTAKWVDQLYDPLQSVQDNWGTYGDETQQNIFEFDEAKGMLKHLPLKGAAPVELRQKTSIAGPLAILDSYYGKYTTKPEDAAWRMDLLDKYMVPHMKAENVYPSVFFSIDELDRLSTIETDLFAYVLRMRTEWYQNGKIDQEWDAYLKELDRLGLQEWLQIKQAGYDRNNK
- a CDS encoding carbohydrate ABC transporter permease, producing MVVKHTGMDRLILTLNAIFLTCAVLVVVVPLIYIVIASFMDPTVLLNRGLSFNVSDWSLDGYQMILSNPAMIRGFGNAVLYSVSFALLTVTVSIFAGYALSDDRLAGRGFFMIIFIITMFFGGGLIPTYLLVRSLGMLDTVWAIIIPGAVNVWNIILSRTFFKGVPRELKEAANVDGASEMKIFFQIVIPLSKPIIFVLALYAFVGQWNSYFDAMIYLDNPNLHPLQLVLRSILIQNQAAPGMISDQLAMAELKRLSEMIKYSAIVISSLPLIIMYPFFQKYFEKGVMVGSLK
- a CDS encoding ABC transporter permease — protein: MLKERTSTSYKLQQLKKNYFLYLLLAPALILTLVFKYIPMYGAIIAFKDFSPIKGIMGSDWVGLKNFEKFLASPNFDVIFMNTLKLSFFGLIFSFPVPILLALMLNQVRKAGVKKRIQLFLYAPNFISVVVVVGMLFIFLSPTGPLNQLATWITGQPIMFMSEPEYFRWIYILSDIWTGAGWASIIYVAALANVDPELHNAANLDGANLLQRIRHIDLPTIRPIMAIVFILAAGGIMSIGFEKAYLMQTSMNLPSSEIIATYVYKVGLQSGDYAYSAAVGLFNSVINVILLVTVNLIVKKLNEGEGLY